From the Candidatus Dormiibacterota bacterium genome, the window CCGGAGCCCGCCCCGGGGTGATCGGGCGCGCCGGGGGGCTCCTCGCCGAGGCGCCACACCTGGGTCGCCCGGCCGCCGCCGTGCGGACCGCGAGTGACCAGGGCCGCAGCGGGGTAGCCTGCCCGCAGATCACGTGCACCGAGGGCGAGCACATGCCAGTGATGGGCGTCACCAAGTTCGAGCGCTTCTTCCGCAGCGTCGCCGACCTGGACGTCGACCGGAACGACCTCAAGCGCTACAACGAGTTCGTCGGCCGCAAGCTGTACGACCTCATCGTGGTCGGCGAGGCGAAGGCGACGGCGAACGGCCGG encodes:
- a CDS encoding DUF1931 family protein, whose translation is MPVMGVTKFERFFRSVADLDVDRNDLKRYNEFVGRKLYDLIVVGEAKATANGR